A stretch of the Aegilops tauschii subsp. strangulata cultivar AL8/78 chromosome 4, Aet v6.0, whole genome shotgun sequence genome encodes the following:
- the LOC109735067 gene encoding phospholipase D beta 1-like isoform X5: protein MSDDEDCRTTAALLASTSSNHRAVLLHGSLDIWIDEACNLPNKDILSNTMGGLLKSCTSDPGSKSTSDPYVTVLVASATVARTFVIQDDENPKWRQHFLVPVAHETAAVSFVVKDSDVIGAELIGAVAIPAESLLAGDRVDGVYPVLESSGKPCRPGATLRMSVQYVPVARLTMYSHGVTPGPDFPGVPNTYFPLRRGGRVTLYQDAHVPGDGQCLPEIRLGNGQLYRHGQCWHDVYDAMSQAKHLIYITGWSVFHTIRLVRDGGDKARPLGDLLKKKSQEGVRVLLLVWDDPTSRSVLGIQMEGYMGTRDEETRRFFKHSSVQILLCSRSAGKRHSWVKQKETGTIFTHHQKTVIVDADAGNGKRKIVAFVGGLDLCGGRYDTPRHNLFHTLHTVHKEDYYNPNFAVTDERGPREPWHDLHSKIDGPAAFDVLKNFEERWSKSSKRHGSKKLSKSCNDTLLWIEKISEIAAIDDDVYSNDNDTERWDVQIFRSIDSNSVKAFPKDPREATIQNLVCGKNVLIDMSIHTAYVTAIRAAQHFIYIENQYFLGSSFQWDSHRDLGANNLIPIEVALKIANKIYANERFSAYIIIPMWPEGNPTGAPTQRILYWQKKTMQMMYEIIYKALKDTGLNGSYDPQDYLNFFCLGNREAVENAAFSEAFSHTNPQIYGYRMSLWAEHTGGVEAVFERPDTLECVRRVRGIGDANWKRFVAEEVTEMRGHLIRYPVAVEWNGKVGPLQGCAAFPDVGGNICGSFSGIQENLTI from the exons atGTCGGACGACGAGGACTGCCGGACGACGGCGGCGCTGCTGGCGTCGACGTCGTCTAACCACCGGGCGGTGCTGCTCCACGGCAGCCTGGACATCTGGATCGACGAGGCGTGCAACCTCCCGAACAAGGACATCCTGTCCAACACCATGGGCGGCCTCCTCAAGAGCTGCACCTCCGACCCCGGCTCCAAGTCCACCAGCGACCCCTACGTCACCGTGCTGGTCGCCTCCGCCACGGTGGCGCGCACCTTCGTGATCCAGGACGACGAGAACCCCAAGTGGCGGCAGCACTTCCTGGTGCCCGTGGCGCACGAGACCGCCGCGGTGAGCTTCGTCGTCAAGGACAGCGACGTGATCGGGGCGGAGCTGATCGGCGCCGTGGCCATCCCCGCGGAGTCCCTCCTGGCCGGCGACCGCGTGGACGGCGTGTACCCGGTGCTGGAGTCGTCTGGGAAGCCGTGCCGGCCGGGCGCCACGCTGCGGATGTCGGTGCAGTACGTGCCCGTGGCGAGGCTCACCATGTACAGCCACGGCGTGACGCCGGGCCCGGACTTCCCCGGCGTGCCTAACACCTACTTCCCGCTCCGGCGCGGCGGGCGGGTGACGCTGTACCAGGATGCGCACGTGCCCGGCGACGGGCAGTGCCTGCCGGAGATCCGGCTCGGGAACGGGCAGCTCTACCGGCACGGGCAGTGCTGGCACGACGTGTACGACGCCATGTCGCAGGCGAAGCATCTCATCTACATCACCGGGTGGTCGGTGTTCCACACGATCCGCCTGGTGCGCGACGGCGGCGACAAGGCGCGGCCGCTGGGCGATCTGCTCAAGAAGAAGTCGCAGGAGGGGGTCCGGGTGCTGCTGCTCGTCTGGGACGACCCCACGTCCAGGAGCGTCCTTGGCATCCAGATG GAAGGTTACATGGGCACACGAGATGAGGAGACGCGTAGGTTTTTCAAGCATTCTTCGGTTCAGATACTGCTCTGCTCACGATCTGCCGGGAAAAGGCACAGCTGGGTGAAGCAAAAG GAGACAGGAACTATTTTTACCCACCATCAGAAAACGGTGATCGTCGACGCCGATGCCGGCAATGGTAAACGGAAGATAGTCGCTTTCGTCGGAGGCCTTGATCTATGTGGTGGGAGATATGACACTCCAAGGCACAATCTGTTTCACACTCTTCACACGGTGCACAAGGAGGATTATTACAACCCAAACTTCGCG GTAACTGATGAGCGCGGGCCGAGAGAACCATGGCATGATTTGCATTCCAAGATCGACGGCCCGGCAGCATTCGATGTCCTGAAGAACTTTGAGGAGCGTTGGTCAAAATCATCCAAGCGCCACGGGTCCAAGAAATTGTCGAAATCATGTAATGACACGTTGCTCTGGATCGAAAAGATATCTGAGATCGCAGCTATTGACGATGATGTATACTCCAATGACAATGACACGGAGAGATGGGATGTTCAG ATTTTCCGATCGATCGACTCGAACTCCGTCAAGGCTTTTCCCAAGGATCCACGAGAAGCAACCATTCAG AATCTTGTTTGCGGGAAAAATGTACTAATCGATATGAGCATACACACAGCCTACGTTACCGCCATCCGAGCAGCCCAACACTTCATCTATATTGAAAATCAGTATTTCCTTGGCTCTTCATTTCAATGGGATTCACATAGAGATCTTG GCGCGAATAATTTAATACCGATCGAGGTAGCCCTGAAAATTGCTAACAAGATCTACGCGAACGAGAGATTTTCGGCCTACATAATAATTCCGATGTGGCCTGAAGGCAACCCAACCGGTGCTCCAACACAGAGAATTCTTTACTGGCAG AAGAAAACAATGCAGATGATGTACGAGATAATCTACAAGGCATTGAAAGACACGGGATTGAATGGTTCATATGACCCACAGGACTACCTGAATTTCTTCTGCCTCGGCAACCGAGAAGCGGTGGAAAATGCCGCTTTCTCCGAAGCATTTTCACACACCAACCCTCAG ATCTACGGGTACAGGATGTCGCTGTGGGCGGAGCACACCGGGGGCGTGGAGGCGGTCTTCGAGCGGCCGGACACGCTGGAGTGCGTGCGGCGGGTGCGGGGCATCGGGGACGCCAACTGGAAGCGGTTCGTGGCGGAGGAGGTGACCGAGATGCGGGGGCACCTCATCAGGTACCCCGTCGCCGTCGAGTGGAACGGCAAGGTGGGGCCGCTGCAGGGGTGCGCCGCCTTCCCGGACGTCGGCGGCAACATCTGCGGCTCCTTCTCCGGCATCCAGGAGAACCTCACCATATGA